The Geoglobus acetivorans genome window below encodes:
- a CDS encoding UPF0147 family protein: MSDAMNEVLETLDRIIHDDSVPRNVRKTAGEIKEDLLAGGDISLKAASAISILEDLSADPNLPMHVRTMIWNLVSNLERLTVQ; encoded by the coding sequence TTGAGTGATGCTATGAACGAAGTGCTTGAAACTCTGGACAGAATTATCCACGACGATAGTGTTCCGAGAAATGTTAGGAAAACCGCTGGTGAGATTAAAGAAGACCTGCTGGCCGGTGGAGACATCTCGCTTAAGGCCGCCAGTGCAATTTCGATCCTTGAGGATCTCTCGGCCGATCCGAATCTTCCGATGCATGTGAGGACAATGATCTGGAACCTGGTCAGCAATCTTGAGAGACTTACGGTTCAGTAA
- a CDS encoding TIGR00267 family protein has protein sequence MERQFVRGFIDGALSVLGVVIGASGGQLDVIISAGIGGGVANGISNVFGAFTAERVEEEREFRELEKSMLVELRETELYRKVRKRVMLRGIVDGISTILGSIVPVLPFILAYFLDFSVKLALIASVTLTALSLGILGLYFGSVSKQNLAISSAKMVLMGLVIAIVSIVIERGIHTVVK, from the coding sequence GTGGAAAGGCAGTTTGTGAGAGGGTTTATTGACGGGGCGCTTTCCGTGCTTGGTGTTGTCATAGGAGCATCAGGAGGGCAGCTTGATGTCATCATTTCTGCAGGGATAGGTGGCGGAGTCGCCAACGGCATTTCGAACGTGTTCGGTGCCTTTACAGCTGAGCGGGTGGAGGAAGAACGTGAATTTCGCGAGCTTGAAAAATCCATGCTCGTTGAGCTGAGGGAGACCGAACTTTACAGAAAGGTTAGAAAAAGGGTGATGCTCAGAGGCATCGTGGATGGCATATCAACAATTCTGGGAAGCATTGTGCCAGTACTTCCATTCATACTTGCGTACTTTCTGGATTTCTCAGTTAAGCTTGCCCTGATCGCATCTGTAACGCTGACAGCACTATCGCTTGGCATTCTTGGATTGTACTTTGGAAGCGTTTCAAAGCAAAATCTCGCAATCTCTTCGGCAAAAATGGTTCTTATGGGCCTTGTAATTGCCATTGTCTCAATAGTGATCGAGAGAGGAATTCACACTGTGGTTAAATAG
- a CDS encoding 4Fe-4S dicluster domain-containing protein, with the protein MKSRRMIIAINHDTCISCGRCVESCPTGALKMVDGKVQLIDERLCDGFGSCIAVCPTNSLYIEERDAEPFDWSILEEIDFDAFIEKLYLHYRPAEIKEEK; encoded by the coding sequence ATGAAATCAAGAAGGATGATAATTGCAATAAACCACGACACCTGCATATCATGTGGAAGATGTGTCGAGTCGTGTCCCACAGGCGCACTGAAAATGGTGGACGGGAAGGTTCAGCTAATTGACGAAAGGCTTTGTGACGGATTTGGTTCATGCATAGCCGTCTGCCCGACAAACTCACTCTACATAGAGGAGAGAGACGCAGAACCATTCGACTGGAGCATACTTGAGGAGATTGACTTCGATGCATTCATAGAGAAGCTCTACCTGCATTACAGGCCGGCAGAAATAAAAGAAGAGAAGTAG